One Salmo trutta chromosome 19, fSalTru1.1, whole genome shotgun sequence genomic window carries:
- the rad51d gene encoding DNA repair protein RAD51 homolog 4 produces MVVLRDGMCPGLSEELVEAFRAADITTVEDLVSSDTEDLAQKCSVSYKALLAIRRVLLAQHTAFPVSGADLYEDLLSSTAILSTGNPSLDKLLDSGLYTGELTELAGGPGSGKTQVCFGVAVNISYQLKQSVIYVDSTGGLSASRLLQMLQAKSCNIEEQMEALQRIQVFPVFDIFSLLGCLHHFRCVGLQQASAGGGSVKAVIVDSVSAVISPILGGKQNEGMSMMMQVAGLLKTIAKDFNVVVLVTNTVTRDGNGQLKAGLGQSWSHVPRIRILLQRLERPGSTCSSVRTATLAKSSRQPCHLKEEFDLQCWGRSEEQLYGMSGKRKLENTEPS; encoded by the exons ATGGTTGTTCTCAGAGATGGCATGTGTCCTGGATTGAGTGAAGAATTGGTTGAGGCTTTTCGGGCAGCAGACATTACAACAG TGGAAGATCTGGTGTCATCAGATACAGAAGACCTTGCTCAAAAATGTTCCGTGTCCTATAAG GCCCTGCTGGCTATACGCAGAGTGCTCCTTGCCCAGCACACAGCATTCCCTGTATCAGGTGCTGATCTATATGAAGACCTGCTGAGTTCAACAGCCATCCTCTCCACAGGCAATCCTAG TCTAGATAAGCTCCTAGACTCTGGCTTGTACACAGGAGAGCTCACAGAGTTGGCAGGAGGCCCTGGAAGTGGAAAAACCCAG GTGTGTTTTGGTGTTGCAGTGAATATATCTTACCAACTGAAGCAGAGCGTCATATATGTTGACTCAACAGGAGGACTGTCGGCAAGTCGCTTGCTTCAGATGCTCCAAGCGAAGTCGTGCAATATAGAAGAACAG ATGGAGGCTCTTCAGAGAATCCAGGTCTTTCCAGTGTTTGACATCTTCTCGTTACTCGGCTGTCTACATCATTTTCGATGCGTTGGACTTCAGCAG GCATCTGCGGGAGGTGGCTCTGTCAAAGCTGTAATTGTGGATTCAGTGTCAGCAGTTATTTCTCCCATACTGGGAGGCAAACAAAATGAAG GCATGTCCATGATGATGCAAGTGGCAGGGCTGTTGAAGACAATCGCCAAAGACTTCAATGTAGTCGTTCTG GTGACAAACACTGTGACCAGAGATGGCAATGGGCAGCTGAAAGCCGGACTGGGCCAATCATGGAGTCACGTACCTAGAATTCGGATTCTACTGCAACGGCTCGAGAGGCCGGGATCCACTTGTTCTAGTGTACGCACTGCCACTTTGGCCAAGTCCTCAAGACAG CCTTGTCATCTGAAAGAAGAATTTGACTTGCAGTGCTGGGGCAGGTCTGAAGAACAGCTGTATGGAATGTCAGGAAAGAGGAAGCTGGAGAACACTGAGCCCAGCTAG
- the tmem248 gene encoding transmembrane protein 248 isoform X1, translated as MYSRNSLWSYVRCVFMSLMKKVYLLNPLENLRSYINNRPPLVIFMVSVSAVAIAFLTIGYFFKIKEIKSPEMTEDWNIFLLRFNEIDFCVSENETLKHSLNESTTPESTVTSGQARSSTQAPLLLEDPGPINISVPITLTLDPLRPFGGYSRNITHLYATVLVGQVGLAGRDAHEEMNITFTLPASWNSDECVLHGHCEQVVFSTCMTITAASNVFPVTVQPPHCVPETYTNATSWYKIFTTARDSDTKYTQDYNPFWCYKGAIGKVYHTLNPKLTVIVPDDDRSLINLHLMHTSYFLFVMVITMFCYAVIKGRPGKVRTTTNPDFCAEKVALSEG; from the exons ATGTACTCACGCAATTCACTATGGAGTTATGTCAGATGTGTGTTCATGTCTTTGATGAAAAAG GTGTACCTGTTAAATCCTCTGGAGAACCTGAGGAGCTACATCAATAATCGTCCGCCACTGGTCATCTTTATGGTCAGCGTCAGCGCCGTGGCCATCGCCTTCCTCACCATCGGCTACTTCTTCAAAATCAAGGAGATCAAATCCCCAGAGATGACTGAG GACTGGAACATCTTCCTTCTGCGCTTCAACGAGATTGACTTCTGCGTATCAGAGAATGAGACTCTCAAGCACAGCCTGAACGAGTCAACCACGCCCGAAAGCACGGTGACCAGCGGCCAGGCGCGCTCCAGCACCCAGGCCCCGCTGCTTCTGGAGGACCCGGGCCCGATCAATATCTCTGTGCCCATCACCCTTACCCTGGACCCACTGAGGCCCTTCGGAGGCTACTCGCGTAACATCACCCACCTCTACGCCACCGTGCTGGTGGGACAGGTCGGCCTGGCCG GCAGGGATGCCCACGAGGAGATGAACATCACCTTCACACTGCCAGCGTCATGGAATTCTGATGAGTGCGTGCTGCACGGCCACTGTGAACAAGTGGTGTTTAGCACTTGTATGACCATCACTGCTGCCAGCAACGTCTTCCCTGTCACCGT GCAACCGCCCCACTGTGTCCCAGAGACCTACACCAACGCCACGTCCTGGTACAAGATCTTCACCACGGCCCGTGACTCGGACACCAAGTACACGCAGGACTACAACCCTTTCTGGTGTTACAAAGGAGCCATCGGGAAGGTGTACCACACCCTCAACCCCAAGCTGACCGTCATCGTGCCAGAC GACGACCGCTCACTCATCAACCTGCACCTAATGCACACCAGCTACTTCCTCTTTGTGATGGTCATCACCATGTTCTGTTATGCTGTCATCAAGGGCCGGCCAGGGAAAGTACGGACAACCACCAACCCTGACTTCTGCGCTGAAAAG GTGGCCTTGTCAGAGGGGTAA
- the tmem248 gene encoding transmembrane protein 248 isoform X2 — MVYLLNPLENLRSYINNRPPLVIFMVSVSAVAIAFLTIGYFFKIKEIKSPEMTEDWNIFLLRFNEIDFCVSENETLKHSLNESTTPESTVTSGQARSSTQAPLLLEDPGPINISVPITLTLDPLRPFGGYSRNITHLYATVLVGQVGLAGRDAHEEMNITFTLPASWNSDECVLHGHCEQVVFSTCMTITAASNVFPVTVQPPHCVPETYTNATSWYKIFTTARDSDTKYTQDYNPFWCYKGAIGKVYHTLNPKLTVIVPDDDRSLINLHLMHTSYFLFVMVITMFCYAVIKGRPGKVRTTTNPDFCAEKVALSEG; from the exons ATG GTGTACCTGTTAAATCCTCTGGAGAACCTGAGGAGCTACATCAATAATCGTCCGCCACTGGTCATCTTTATGGTCAGCGTCAGCGCCGTGGCCATCGCCTTCCTCACCATCGGCTACTTCTTCAAAATCAAGGAGATCAAATCCCCAGAGATGACTGAG GACTGGAACATCTTCCTTCTGCGCTTCAACGAGATTGACTTCTGCGTATCAGAGAATGAGACTCTCAAGCACAGCCTGAACGAGTCAACCACGCCCGAAAGCACGGTGACCAGCGGCCAGGCGCGCTCCAGCACCCAGGCCCCGCTGCTTCTGGAGGACCCGGGCCCGATCAATATCTCTGTGCCCATCACCCTTACCCTGGACCCACTGAGGCCCTTCGGAGGCTACTCGCGTAACATCACCCACCTCTACGCCACCGTGCTGGTGGGACAGGTCGGCCTGGCCG GCAGGGATGCCCACGAGGAGATGAACATCACCTTCACACTGCCAGCGTCATGGAATTCTGATGAGTGCGTGCTGCACGGCCACTGTGAACAAGTGGTGTTTAGCACTTGTATGACCATCACTGCTGCCAGCAACGTCTTCCCTGTCACCGT GCAACCGCCCCACTGTGTCCCAGAGACCTACACCAACGCCACGTCCTGGTACAAGATCTTCACCACGGCCCGTGACTCGGACACCAAGTACACGCAGGACTACAACCCTTTCTGGTGTTACAAAGGAGCCATCGGGAAGGTGTACCACACCCTCAACCCCAAGCTGACCGTCATCGTGCCAGAC GACGACCGCTCACTCATCAACCTGCACCTAATGCACACCAGCTACTTCCTCTTTGTGATGGTCATCACCATGTTCTGTTATGCTGTCATCAAGGGCCGGCCAGGGAAAGTACGGACAACCACCAACCCTGACTTCTGCGCTGAAAAG GTGGCCTTGTCAGAGGGGTAA